Proteins encoded in a region of the Pseudomonas putida genome:
- the recC gene encoding exodeoxyribonuclease V subunit gamma translates to MATTTLHPGFMIVHGNRLDDLRSLVVSWMRRYPLAPLENEIALVQSNGIAQWLKLALAEDPLEDDLGGCGIAAAIDVQLPGSFMWQLYRSVLGRDEIPEVSLLDKAPLTWRLMRLLPALIERPHFEPLRRFLTDDSDLRKRYQLAERLADLFDQYQVYRADWLKDWAAGEHVLNTARGERKALPPGNRWQAELWRALLEDVGEQGMAQSRAGVHQRFIERINSLEQAPAGLPPRVIVFGISSLPAQALEALAGLARFSQVLLCVHNPCRHHWADIVADKDLLRHQYKRQQRKQGMPLQLDDQSLHQHAHPLLAAWGKQGRDYINLLDSYDDPGSYQGVFSDGRIDLFSDGSPTTLLNQLQDDILELRPLTETRELWPPVDTAKDRSIRFHIAHSPQREVEILHDQLLARFSADATLRPRDVIVMLPAIDTYAPHIRAVFGQLQRNDPRYIPFTLTDQGQRGREPLLIALEHLLKLPDSRFAVSEVLDLLDVPAVRARFGIRENDLPTLHRWIEGAGIRWGLNAEQRASLGLPAGLEQNSWRFGLRRMLLGYAVGVGVACDGIEPYDEIGGLDAALIGPLVALLDALEVACQALSEPATVTQWGERLHALLQVFFLAEGERDEYLLMQLQDLRDSWLEVCETVGLQDPLPLTVVREAWLSGLDQGKLSQRFLAGSVNFCTLMPMRAIPFRVVCLLGMNDGDYPRAQQPLDFDLMASDYRPGDRSRREDDRYLLLEALLSARDQLYVSWVGRSIRDNSERPASVLIGQLRDHIATGWHLAGTQQGQPAEPGEQLLHALTQEHPLQPFSARYFQKGSPLFSFAHEWQLLHQHGETDEQGEPGLPPYLGDEALSLTQLNDFLRHPVRHFFSQRLKVYFEALEAPTPDEEPFVLDTLQRYGASESLLGAALAEPDNAEQALRAQARRLQACGLLPLAGFGESLQSELIEPLPDLLQRHQQLLQRWPQLVEGALPVHFEHAQHRLEGWLGRVFQAQDQSLLSITTVPNTISAGRNNLKWHRLIAPWVTHLAACAAGYPYNSALVASDLTLLLAPLPQAQAAQLLGDLLVARQAAMNAPLPVAAKTAFAWLAQDDADKALAAAARAYEGDERTSFGERSESIALARQFRDFAALTADETFEGWCETLYRPLFTAPWQTLGNPEKGA, encoded by the coding sequence ATGGCTACTACCACTCTCCACCCCGGCTTCATGATCGTCCACGGCAACCGCCTCGACGACCTGCGCAGCCTGGTAGTGAGCTGGATGCGTCGCTATCCCCTGGCGCCGCTGGAAAACGAAATAGCCTTGGTGCAAAGCAATGGCATCGCCCAATGGCTCAAGTTGGCCCTGGCCGAAGACCCGCTGGAAGATGACCTGGGCGGCTGTGGCATCGCCGCCGCAATCGATGTGCAACTACCCGGTAGCTTCATGTGGCAGCTATACCGCAGCGTGCTGGGCCGTGACGAAATTCCCGAAGTTTCCCTGCTCGACAAGGCCCCACTCACTTGGCGCCTGATGCGCCTGTTACCCGCCCTGATCGAACGCCCTCATTTCGAGCCGCTGCGGCGCTTCCTTACCGACGACAGCGACCTGCGCAAGCGCTATCAGCTAGCCGAACGGCTAGCGGACCTATTCGACCAGTACCAGGTCTACCGCGCCGACTGGCTCAAGGACTGGGCCGCAGGCGAGCATGTCCTCAACACCGCCCGTGGCGAGCGCAAAGCGCTGCCGCCGGGCAACCGTTGGCAAGCCGAGTTGTGGCGAGCATTACTGGAAGATGTTGGCGAGCAGGGTATGGCGCAGAGCCGTGCCGGGGTTCACCAACGCTTCATCGAGCGGATCAACAGCCTGGAGCAGGCACCTGCAGGGCTGCCACCGCGGGTGATCGTGTTTGGCATCTCCTCACTACCCGCCCAGGCCCTGGAAGCACTGGCCGGTCTGGCGCGTTTCAGCCAGGTGCTGTTGTGCGTTCATAACCCATGCCGCCACCACTGGGCCGACATCGTTGCCGACAAGGACCTGTTACGCCACCAGTACAAACGCCAGCAACGCAAGCAGGGCATGCCCCTGCAACTGGATGACCAGTCGTTGCACCAGCATGCCCATCCGTTGCTGGCCGCCTGGGGCAAACAAGGCCGCGACTACATCAACCTGCTCGACAGCTACGACGACCCGGGCAGCTACCAGGGCGTGTTCAGCGATGGCCGCATCGACCTGTTCAGTGACGGTTCGCCCACCACGCTGCTCAATCAATTGCAGGACGACATCCTGGAGTTGCGCCCGCTCACCGAAACCCGTGAGCTGTGGCCGCCCGTGGATACTGCAAAGGATCGCTCGATCCGCTTCCACATCGCCCATAGCCCGCAACGTGAAGTGGAAATCCTCCACGACCAACTGTTGGCCCGCTTCAGCGCCGACGCAACTTTGCGCCCGCGTGACGTGATCGTCATGCTACCGGCCATCGACACTTACGCGCCGCACATCCGCGCTGTCTTTGGCCAGTTGCAGCGCAACGACCCGCGCTACATCCCGTTCACCCTGACCGACCAGGGCCAGCGCGGCCGCGAACCTTTGCTGATCGCTCTTGAGCACTTGCTCAAACTGCCAGACAGCCGTTTCGCGGTCAGCGAAGTGCTCGACCTGCTGGACGTGCCGGCAGTGCGCGCTCGCTTTGGTATTCGCGAAAACGACCTGCCCACGTTACACCGCTGGATCGAGGGGGCCGGCATACGCTGGGGCCTCAACGCCGAGCAGCGGGCCAGTCTTGGTTTGCCCGCCGGGCTCGAACAGAACAGTTGGCGCTTCGGCCTGCGGCGTATGCTGCTGGGCTATGCAGTGGGTGTGGGCGTGGCCTGTGACGGCATTGAACCCTACGATGAAATCGGTGGCTTGGACGCTGCACTGATCGGCCCACTGGTCGCGCTGCTCGATGCGCTCGAAGTCGCCTGTCAGGCCTTGTCCGAGCCCGCCACCGTCACGCAGTGGGGCGAGCGCCTGCATGCTTTGCTACAGGTGTTTTTCCTGGCCGAGGGCGAGCGTGACGAGTACCTGCTGATGCAACTGCAAGATCTGCGCGATAGCTGGCTTGAAGTGTGCGAGACCGTTGGCCTGCAAGACCCGTTGCCGCTGACCGTGGTGCGTGAAGCCTGGCTGTCGGGCCTCGATCAGGGCAAGCTGTCACAGCGCTTCTTAGCCGGCTCGGTGAACTTCTGCACCCTGATGCCCATGCGCGCCATCCCGTTCCGGGTGGTTTGCCTGCTGGGCATGAACGATGGCGACTACCCGCGCGCCCAGCAACCGCTGGACTTCGACTTGATGGCCAGCGACTACCGCCCCGGTGACCGCTCTCGCCGCGAAGACGACCGTTACCTGCTGCTGGAGGCGCTGTTGTCGGCACGCGACCAGCTGTATGTCAGTTGGGTCGGGCGCAGTATCCGTGACAATAGCGAACGCCCGGCCTCGGTACTGATCGGCCAGTTGCGCGATCACATCGCCACGGGATGGCATCTGGCCGGCACGCAGCAGGGGCAGCCAGCCGAACCGGGCGAGCAACTGCTGCACGCTCTGACTCAGGAGCATCCCTTGCAGCCGTTCAGCGCACGCTACTTCCAGAAAGGCAGCCCGTTGTTCAGCTTTGCCCATGAATGGCAACTGCTGCACCAGCATGGCGAGACAGATGAACAGGGCGAGCCCGGCCTGCCGCCATACCTAGGTGATGAAGCCCTGAGCCTGACCCAACTGAATGACTTTCTGCGCCATCCGGTACGGCACTTTTTCAGCCAGCGCTTGAAGGTGTACTTTGAAGCGCTGGAAGCACCAACCCCGGACGAAGAACCCTTCGTCCTCGATACGCTGCAACGCTATGGCGCCAGTGAAAGCCTGCTTGGCGCAGCCTTGGCCGAGCCGGACAATGCCGAACAGGCCTTGCGTGCCCAGGCCCGGCGCCTACAGGCCTGCGGTTTGCTGCCGCTGGCCGGTTTCGGAGAATCGCTGCAAAGCGAGTTGATCGAACCGCTACCCGATTTGTTGCAACGTCACCAACAGCTGCTGCAACGCTGGCCTCAGCTGGTCGAGGGCGCTTTGCCGGTGCATTTCGAGCACGCTCAGCACCGTCTCGAAGGCTGGTTGGGCCGGGTGTTCCAGGCTCAGGACCAGAGCCTGCTCAGCATCACCACGGTACCCAACACAATCAGCGCCGGGCGCAACAACCTCAAGTGGCATCGTCTGATCGCACCTTGGGTTACGCACCTGGCCGCCTGTGCGGCCGGCTATCCCTACAACAGTGCACTGGTAGCCAGCGACCTGACCCTGTTACTTGCACCGCTACCGCAAGCACAGGCTGCTCAGCTGTTGGGCGACCTGCTGGTGGCCCGTCAGGCGGCGATGAATGCGCCGCTGCCCGTCGCGGCCAAGACCGCGTTCGCCTGGCTGGCCCAGGACGACGCCGACAAGGCTTTGGCCGCCGCAGCCCGTGCCTATGAAGGCGACGAGCGCACCAGCTTTGGCGAGCGAAGTGAGAGCATCGCTCTGGCCCGCCAGTTCCGCGACTTTGCTGCACTGACGGCTGACGAAACCTTTGAAGGCTGGTGCGAAACCTTGTACCGCCCGTTGTTCACCGCCCCTTGGCAGACCCTGGGCAACCCGGAGAAAGGCGCATGA
- the msrQ gene encoding protein-methionine-sulfoxide reductase heme-binding subunit MsrQ yields MRYPWFRLAIFVVGCLFPAWWLYEAAMSLLGPDPGKIMMDRLGLGALTFLLVTLCMTPLQKLTGWSGWIVVRRQLGLWVFAYIVLHILAYLFFILGLDWGQLAVELRKRPYIIVGALGFLGLLVLAITSNRYSQRRLGARWKKLHRLVYAVLGLGLLHFLWIVRSDLREWSIYALIGAVLMVLRIPAVARGLPRVARARGRAV; encoded by the coding sequence ATGCGCTATCCCTGGTTCCGCCTGGCCATCTTCGTTGTGGGGTGCCTGTTCCCGGCATGGTGGTTATATGAGGCAGCGATGAGCCTGCTGGGGCCTGATCCCGGGAAGATCATGATGGACCGCCTTGGGCTTGGGGCGCTCACCTTCCTGCTGGTGACCTTGTGCATGACCCCGTTGCAGAAGCTGACGGGGTGGTCGGGGTGGATCGTAGTGCGTCGGCAGCTGGGGTTATGGGTGTTTGCTTATATAGTGCTGCACATCCTGGCCTACCTGTTCTTTATCCTGGGGCTGGATTGGGGGCAGTTGGCGGTGGAGCTGCGCAAGCGGCCCTACATCATTGTGGGCGCGTTGGGCTTCCTTGGGTTACTGGTGCTGGCGATTACCTCGAACCGCTATAGCCAGCGGCGGTTGGGGGCGCGGTGGAAGAAGCTGCACAGGTTGGTGTATGCGGTGCTTGGGTTGGGGTTGCTGCATTTTCTGTGGATTGTGCGCTCGGATCTGAGGGAGTGGTCGATCTACGCGCTTATTGGTGCTGTGCTGATGGTGCTGCGTATACCGGCTGTAGCGCGTGGTCTTCCCAGGGTTGCCCGTGCGCGAGGCAGGGCAGTCTGA